The Aequorivita sublithincola DSM 14238 genome window below encodes:
- a CDS encoding type II toxin-antitoxin system PemK/MazF family toxin yields MNQGDIYEIFLDPTLGSEQRGRRPAIILSGSGINKIMNTVIVVPLTTKLKYYNDNLILEPNTTNGLKNTSEALPIHIRAIDKKRLQNKMGNIEESEIKILKKSLDKILKY; encoded by the coding sequence ATGAATCAAGGCGATATTTACGAGATTTTTTTAGATCCAACACTTGGAAGTGAACAGAGAGGTAGACGTCCTGCTATTATTTTATCAGGTTCTGGTATTAATAAAATTATGAATACTGTTATAGTAGTTCCTTTAACGACTAAACTTAAATATTATAATGATAATTTAATTCTTGAACCTAATACTACAAATGGGTTGAAAAATACTTCAGAAGCCCTACCTATTCATATTCGAGCTATTGATAAAAAAAGATTGCAAAATAAGATGGGGAATATTGAGGAATCCGAAATCAAAATTTTAAAAAAAAGCTTAGATAAAATTCTTAAATATTGA
- a CDS encoding enoyl-CoA hydratase/isomerase family protein yields the protein MSEPYVHINTEKGIATIEFFHPAHNSLPGDLLAKLANTITDAGNNDDVKVIILKSGGDRTFCAGASFTELININDAETGKVFFSGFAKVINAMRKCPKFIIGRIQGKTVGGGVGVASATDYCMATKFAAIKLSELNVGIGPFVVGPAVERKLGLSGMSQIAIDANSFYEAEWAKQKGLYNQVYDSVEELDEAVQKFAENLCNYNPEAMKEMKKVFWSGTEDWDELLAERAIISGRLVLSDFTKETLKRFE from the coding sequence ATGTCTGAACCATACGTTCATATAAACACAGAAAAGGGAATAGCAACAATAGAATTCTTTCATCCGGCGCACAACAGCTTGCCGGGAGATTTGTTAGCGAAACTAGCAAATACAATCACCGACGCTGGAAATAATGACGACGTAAAAGTTATAATCCTAAAAAGTGGCGGTGACAGAACTTTCTGCGCTGGCGCTAGTTTCACCGAACTAATAAATATCAATGATGCCGAAACTGGAAAGGTCTTTTTCAGCGGTTTTGCAAAGGTAATTAATGCAATGCGTAAATGCCCAAAATTTATCATAGGAAGAATTCAAGGGAAAACCGTTGGCGGTGGTGTAGGCGTTGCTTCGGCAACAGATTACTGTATGGCAACCAAGTTTGCTGCAATAAAATTAAGCGAATTAAATGTAGGAATCGGTCCATTTGTAGTTGGTCCCGCTGTAGAAAGAAAACTTGGTTTGAGCGGAATGAGCCAAATTGCAATAGATGCCAATTCATTCTATGAAGCTGAATGGGCAAAACAAAAAGGATTGTATAATCAGGTTTATGATTCTGTAGAAGAATTGGACGAAGCCGTGCAAAAATTTGCAGAAAATCTTTGCAATTACAATCCCGAAGCCATGAAAGAAATGAAAAAAGTATTTTGGAGTGGCACGGAAGATTGGGATGAATTACTTGCTGAAAGAGCCATAATTTCAGGAAGATTGGTGCTTAGTGATTTTACAAAAGAAACATTGAAACGATTTGAATAA
- a CDS encoding dihydrolipoamide acetyltransferase family protein, which yields MPKMGESITEGTIIEWHVKVGDTFEEGDVLLEVATDKVDNEVPAISSGKMMEHKFSNGDVVPVGEVIAILEVSEGGSLEKTTSKTSETKGKSKVSISKSTPKPTSSSASKSFKVNENVFISPLVNSIARKNHISYEELARISGTGKDGRLRKSDVSEYLENGRPFQFAQAVSESSGFQIPDLKFDKGKGKIIEMDRMRKMIADHMVFSKHTSPHVTAYVEADLTEMVKWRNAKKNPFQEKHGERLTFTPLFVEAVAKAIKDFPMINSSLDGKNIIVKDEINIGMATALPSGNLIVPVVRNADKKNLKELAAATNELAGKARDNKLKADDTKGSTFTISNVGTFGSLMGTPIINQPEAAILAVGVIKKRAEVIEREDGDTIEIRQMMYLSLSFDHRIVDGYLAGSFLRRIADYMEQFDSNRKI from the coding sequence ATGCCCAAAATGGGCGAGAGCATTACCGAAGGAACCATCATTGAATGGCACGTAAAAGTTGGTGATACTTTTGAGGAAGGAGATGTGCTTTTAGAAGTAGCAACGGATAAAGTAGATAATGAAGTGCCGGCAATTTCTTCGGGGAAAATGATGGAACATAAATTCAGCAATGGAGATGTTGTGCCAGTTGGCGAAGTGATTGCAATTCTGGAAGTTTCAGAAGGTGGAAGTTTAGAAAAAACTACTTCAAAGACTTCGGAAACGAAGGGAAAATCGAAGGTTTCAATTTCAAAATCAACTCCAAAGCCAACTTCGTCTTCCGCTTCAAAATCATTCAAAGTAAATGAAAACGTTTTCATTTCACCTTTAGTTAACAGCATTGCTCGCAAAAACCATATTAGCTACGAAGAGTTAGCTCGAATTTCTGGAACTGGAAAAGACGGACGGTTACGAAAAAGCGATGTTTCAGAATATTTGGAAAACGGACGTCCGTTTCAGTTTGCACAAGCTGTTTCAGAGTCTTCAGGATTTCAAATCCCTGATTTAAAATTCGACAAAGGAAAAGGAAAAATAATAGAAATGGACCGTATGCGTAAGATGATTGCGGATCATATGGTTTTTTCAAAGCACACTTCCCCGCACGTTACTGCTTATGTGGAAGCTGATTTAACCGAAATGGTAAAATGGAGAAATGCAAAAAAAAATCCTTTTCAGGAAAAGCATGGCGAACGGTTGACGTTTACACCATTATTTGTGGAAGCTGTAGCAAAAGCAATCAAAGATTTTCCAATGATAAACTCTTCCTTAGACGGGAAAAATATTATTGTAAAAGATGAAATAAATATCGGGATGGCAACAGCATTACCTTCAGGAAACCTAATTGTTCCAGTTGTGAGAAATGCCGATAAAAAGAACTTAAAGGAATTGGCCGCAGCTACAAATGAACTGGCAGGAAAAGCTCGGGATAACAAATTGAAGGCTGACGACACCAAGGGTAGCACTTTTACAATTAGTAATGTAGGTACTTTTGGAAGTTTGATGGGCACACCAATTATCAATCAACCCGAAGCAGCAATTTTAGCTGTCGGAGTTATCAAAAAACGAGCGGAGGTAATAGAGCGTGAAGATGGAGATACCATTGAAATCCGCCAAATGATGTATCTTTCACTTTCATTCGATCATAGAATAGTTGATGGATATTTGGCAGGTTCTTTTTTAAGAAGGATTGCTGATTATATGGAACAGTTTGATTCCAATAGAAAAATTTAA
- a CDS encoding ribbon-helix-helix domain-containing protein, which yields MATFTSSLPDKLLNDLAERASELKVPKNKLIQKALEYYLEKLDRAAFLNSYKKMADDPEQLLLAEEGIEDWFKILEELENE from the coding sequence ATGGCAACATTCACATCAAGTTTACCAGACAAACTTTTAAATGATCTCGCAGAAAGAGCAAGTGAATTAAAAGTGCCAAAAAATAAATTAATTCAAAAAGCTTTAGAATACTATTTGGAAAAGTTAGATAGAGCTGCTTTTTTAAATAGTTATAAAAAAATGGCAGACGATCCAGAACAATTATTACTTGCTGAAGAAGGAATCGAAGATTGGTTTAAAATTCTTGAAGAACTCGAAAACGAATGA
- a CDS encoding transferase hexapeptide repeat family protein has product MIYSFKEHIPVIHESSFVHPLAAVTGNVIIGKNCYIGPGAAIRGDWGEIILEDGVNVQENCTIHMFPGKSIVLKEGAHVGHGAIIHGANLGRNCLIGMNSVIMDDAEIGDECIVGAMSFVKANEKFPKRKLIVGNPAKAIKDISDEMIAWKTAGTRLYQQLPSDCHESLREVEPLREIPKNRPVQEDFYKTLEEFRSKY; this is encoded by the coding sequence ATGATTTATTCTTTCAAAGAACATATTCCAGTTATTCACGAATCTAGTTTCGTCCATCCACTTGCAGCAGTAACTGGTAACGTAATCATTGGCAAAAACTGTTATATTGGTCCTGGAGCAGCAATTCGCGGCGATTGGGGTGAGATAATTTTGGAAGACGGCGTGAATGTTCAGGAAAACTGTACTATTCATATGTTTCCAGGGAAGAGTATTGTTTTGAAAGAAGGCGCTCACGTTGGTCATGGAGCAATAATTCACGGTGCAAATCTGGGAAGAAATTGTTTGATTGGAATGAACAGCGTAATTATGGACGATGCCGAAATCGGTGATGAATGCATTGTTGGCGCAATGAGTTTTGTAAAAGCTAATGAGAAATTTCCAAAACGAAAATTGATAGTTGGAAATCCAGCAAAAGCAATAAAGGATATTTCAGATGAAATGATTGCGTGGAAAACAGCGGGAACAAGATTGTATCAACAATTACCATCGGATTGTCACGAAAGTTTGAGAGAAGTGGAGCCATTACGAGAAATTCCAAAGAATCGGCCAGTTCAGGAAGATTTTTATAAAACTTTGGAAGAATTTAGAAGTAAATACTAG
- the pcaF gene encoding 3-oxoadipyl-CoA thiolase, which produces MKNAYIIDGIRTPIGSYQGALSAVRTDDLAVLVIAEIVKRNPNIPKEAYDDVILGCANQAGEDNRNVARMASLLAGLPVTVPGETVNRLCGSGLSAIIQANRAIKAGDGDLFISGGVENMTRGPYVVAKPSSAFGTDAKMYDSSFGWRFINPKMAEMYGTDGMGNTAENLVEKHNISREDQDAFAYNSQMKASKAQQTGRLSKEIVSVEIPQRKKDPIIFKDDEFIRPSTTKEVLAKLRPAFKKDGSVTAGNSSGLNDGAAATIIASEDAVKKYNLKPIARILSSAVVGVEPRIMGIGPVEASNKALKKAGLKMEDMDVIELNEAFASQALACIREWGLKDDDPRINPNGGSIAIGHPLGVTGARLAYSAALELQLQNKKYALITMCVGVGQGYAAIIENVS; this is translated from the coding sequence ATGAAAAACGCTTACATAATAGACGGAATACGAACACCAATCGGTAGTTATCAAGGAGCACTGAGCGCTGTGAGAACAGACGATTTAGCCGTATTGGTAATTGCTGAAATAGTAAAACGAAACCCAAACATTCCAAAAGAAGCTTACGATGATGTAATTCTAGGTTGCGCAAATCAAGCTGGCGAAGACAACAGAAATGTCGCAAGAATGGCTTCACTTTTGGCAGGATTACCAGTTACGGTTCCCGGTGAAACGGTAAACCGACTGTGCGGCAGCGGACTTTCAGCAATCATTCAGGCTAATCGTGCAATAAAAGCTGGAGATGGCGATTTGTTTATTTCGGGAGGTGTTGAGAATATGACGCGCGGGCCGTATGTTGTTGCTAAGCCATCTTCCGCTTTTGGAACAGATGCAAAAATGTACGATTCCAGTTTCGGTTGGCGATTTATAAATCCAAAAATGGCCGAAATGTACGGTACAGACGGAATGGGAAATACCGCTGAAAACTTGGTAGAAAAACACAATATTTCACGAGAAGACCAAGATGCTTTCGCGTATAATTCACAAATGAAAGCTTCAAAAGCGCAACAAACTGGAAGGCTTTCAAAAGAAATTGTTTCTGTAGAAATTCCGCAGCGTAAGAAAGACCCGATTATTTTTAAAGACGATGAATTTATCCGTCCTTCAACAACCAAAGAAGTTTTAGCAAAATTGCGACCAGCGTTTAAAAAAGACGGAAGCGTAACCGCAGGAAATTCTTCAGGGTTAAATGACGGTGCGGCAGCAACGATTATTGCTTCAGAAGATGCTGTGAAAAAATATAATTTGAAACCAATCGCTCGAATTTTGAGTTCAGCAGTTGTAGGAGTCGAACCTCGAATTATGGGCATTGGTCCCGTTGAAGCTTCCAACAAAGCTCTTAAAAAAGCTGGCTTGAAAATGGAAGACATGGACGTTATTGAATTGAACGAAGCCTTCGCTTCACAAGCTTTGGCGTGCATCCGCGAATGGGGATTAAAAGATGATGATCCAAGAATTAATCCAAATGGTGGCTCAATCGCCATCGGTCATCCCCTTGGTGTTACTGGCGCGCGACTTGCTTATTCCGCAGCTTTAGAACTTCAACTTCAAAATAAAAAATATGCACTAATTACAATGTGTGTTGGTGTTGGACAAGGATATGCAGCAATTATTGAAAACGTTTCCTAA
- the paaZ gene encoding phenylacetic acid degradation bifunctional protein PaaZ yields MKKLHNYVTGQWITGSGEGVPMHDAITGEVIALSDTEGLDFAEILQYGRTKGGQVLRKMTFQERGNMLKSLALYLTKKKADFYEISYRTGATKLDSWIDIEGGFGNLFANASLRKLFPNQSYHVEGEPIDLSRGGRFMAHHIMVPKRGVAIHINAFNFPVWGMLEKCAVNWMAGVPAVVKPATNTSFLTEAVAREIIASGILPEGALQLINGSARTILDFVESQDVVTFTGSATTGRMLKAHPRIINEAVPFTMEADSLNSSVLGEDALPGTPEFDLFIKEVRNEMTVKCGQKCTAIRRVIVPENLIEDVQIALGKALSKVTIGDPRLKEVRMGSLVSLDQVQEVRERVQELSKTASIVYGDLDKIDVIGADAKKGAFLAPILLREDHPFKNLAVHETEAFGPVSTIMPYKNLDEAITLAQMGKGSLVSSIATNDDKIAKEYVINAASHHGRILVLNRESAKESTGHGSPLPSLVHGGPGRAGGGEEMGGVRGIKHYMQRTAIQGSPTTLTEITGIYQANSKYKEADQHPFKYHWEDIQPGMSLKTHKRTLTDSDIISFANLTWDHFYAHTDITSLDGSIFEKRTAHGYFIIAAAAGLFVYPNKGPVAANYGLEDCRFLRPLYHNDTIYVRLTCKQKVDRDVASAEHPSGIVKWFVEVFDAEDELVAVATILTMVQKKQEVFVEMTDEKIQELLNKLTEETKPNWGIMTPQHMLEHLEYTYKIASGKIQDFEVATPEKYLEKVHASLYNYDKFPRNSNFPMLEKDILDTLKHPDLATAKERFLEEREAYKTYFKENQDAKLKNLVFGELNRYEGYLLERKHLNHHFEQFGLI; encoded by the coding sequence ATGAAAAAACTACATAATTACGTAACAGGACAATGGATTACAGGTAGCGGCGAAGGCGTGCCTATGCACGACGCCATTACGGGCGAAGTGATTGCGCTGTCCGATACCGAAGGACTAGATTTTGCGGAAATCCTTCAATACGGAAGGACAAAAGGTGGACAAGTTCTTCGGAAAATGACTTTTCAAGAACGCGGGAATATGCTAAAATCCTTAGCGCTATATTTAACAAAAAAGAAAGCTGATTTTTACGAGATAAGTTATAGAACAGGCGCAACAAAATTGGATAGTTGGATAGATATCGAAGGCGGTTTCGGAAATTTATTTGCCAATGCTTCTCTTCGTAAATTATTTCCTAATCAATCCTATCACGTTGAAGGCGAACCAATAGATTTGTCCCGTGGCGGACGTTTTATGGCGCATCACATTATGGTGCCAAAACGCGGAGTTGCAATTCATATAAATGCTTTCAACTTCCCTGTTTGGGGAATGTTGGAAAAGTGTGCTGTAAATTGGATGGCTGGCGTTCCTGCCGTTGTAAAACCTGCAACAAACACTTCATTTTTAACGGAAGCTGTAGCGCGCGAAATAATAGCTTCTGGAATTTTACCAGAAGGAGCATTGCAGCTTATTAACGGTTCAGCGCGAACTATTTTGGATTTTGTGGAATCTCAGGATGTAGTGACATTTACAGGTTCTGCAACTACAGGTCGAATGCTTAAAGCACATCCAAGAATTATAAATGAGGCAGTTCCATTTACTATGGAAGCGGATTCTCTCAATTCCTCTGTTCTAGGTGAAGACGCCCTTCCCGGAACGCCAGAATTTGATCTATTTATTAAAGAGGTGAGAAATGAAATGACGGTTAAATGTGGTCAAAAATGTACCGCCATTCGACGTGTAATTGTACCGGAAAACTTAATTGAAGACGTACAAATTGCACTCGGAAAAGCACTTTCAAAAGTAACCATTGGCGATCCGCGTTTAAAAGAAGTTAGAATGGGCTCTTTGGTGAGTTTGGATCAAGTGCAAGAAGTAAGAGAACGCGTTCAAGAATTATCCAAAACCGCAAGTATTGTTTATGGAGATTTAGATAAAATTGACGTAATCGGTGCCGATGCTAAAAAAGGTGCTTTCTTAGCTCCAATCTTACTACGTGAAGATCATCCATTCAAAAATTTGGCTGTTCACGAAACCGAAGCTTTTGGTCCTGTGAGCACAATAATGCCCTATAAAAATTTGGACGAAGCCATCACTTTAGCCCAAATGGGGAAAGGTTCTTTGGTTTCATCCATCGCAACAAACGATGATAAAATCGCAAAGGAATATGTTATAAATGCCGCTTCCCACCACGGACGGATTTTAGTCCTAAACCGCGAAAGTGCCAAAGAAAGTACGGGCCACGGTTCGCCTTTGCCAAGTTTGGTTCACGGCGGTCCAGGACGTGCAGGTGGCGGAGAAGAAATGGGCGGAGTTCGTGGTATAAAGCATTACATGCAACGGACCGCAATTCAAGGTTCGCCAACAACTTTAACCGAAATTACAGGAATCTATCAAGCAAACTCAAAATATAAAGAAGCAGATCAACACCCGTTTAAATATCATTGGGAAGACATCCAACCCGGAATGTCCCTAAAAACACACAAACGCACGCTTACAGATTCTGACATTATAAGTTTTGCAAATCTCACTTGGGATCATTTTTATGCGCATACTGACATAACTTCACTTGACGGAAGTATTTTTGAAAAGCGAACAGCACACGGTTATTTCATTATAGCCGCAGCAGCAGGACTTTTCGTTTATCCGAACAAAGGTCCAGTAGCAGCGAATTATGGATTGGAAGACTGCCGATTCTTACGTCCGTTATACCATAACGACACTATTTATGTGCGCTTAACGTGTAAACAAAAAGTAGATCGCGACGTTGCTTCGGCAGAACATCCCAGTGGAATTGTAAAGTGGTTTGTAGAGGTTTTTGATGCTGAAGATGAATTGGTAGCAGTTGCAACGATTCTAACAATGGTTCAGAAAAAACAAGAAGTTTTTGTTGAAATGACTGATGAAAAAATTCAAGAACTTTTAAACAAATTAACTGAAGAAACTAAGCCAAATTGGGGAATCATGACGCCTCAACATATGTTGGAACATTTGGAATATACTTATAAAATTGCTTCAGGAAAAATTCAAGATTTTGAAGTTGCAACACCAGAAAAGTATTTAGAAAAAGTGCACGCAAGCCTGTATAATTATGATAAGTTTCCTCGAAACTCGAATTTTCCAATGCTTGAAAAAGACATATTGGATACCTTGAAACATCCTGATTTAGCAACAGCTAAGGAGAGATTTCTTGAAGAACGTGAAGCTTATAAAACCTATTTCAAAGAAAATCAAGATGCTAAATTAAAAAATCTAGTTTTTGGTGAATTGAACCGTTATGAAGGGTATTTATTAGAGCGGAAACATTTAAATCATCATTTCGAGCAATTTGGATTAATATAA
- a CDS encoding alpha-ketoacid dehydrogenase subunit alpha/beta yields MTEIYEENFKTVSKYVHATSRGHEVIQIAVGMQLLPQDYVFPYYRDDSILLSIGMKPYELMLQVLAKKDDPFSGGRTYYSHPSLKDDDKPKIPHQSSATGMQAIPATGVALGFWYKEAEGFPQNVSDNPIVVCSLGDASVTEGEIAEAFQMAVLKKLPILYLVQDNGWDISANAAETRAQDAFEYAKGFKGLEAISIDGTDFEESYNTIQEVISKIRTERRPFLVHAKVPLLNHHTSGVRMEFYRDDLEEARTRDPYPKLKKLLLDNGFSKKELSEIEKNAKKEVAESLEKAFKAENPKPEDLFTHDFAPTPITEEVGERSPKGGEKVVMVDCALFAIEELMAKHKECLLYGQDVGARLGGVFREAATLAQKFGDNRVFNTPIQEAFIVGSTVGMSAVGLKPIVEVQFADYIWPGLNQLFTEVSRSCYLSNGKWPVSMVLRVPIGAYGSGGPYHSSSLESVVSNIRGIKIAYPSNGADLKGLLKAAYYDPNPVVIFEHKGLYWSKVKGTKGATSLMPAEDYILPFGKAWVLQEIWKKEDEETLSIITYGMGVHWAMNASEELGMQDKIEVVDLRTLHPLDYDTVFKSVKKCGKCLVVTEEPSENGFSRGLQGRIQEECFQQLDAPVMLIGSENMPAIPLNSILEETMIPSTEKVKQKILEILSY; encoded by the coding sequence ATGACCGAGATTTATGAGGAAAATTTTAAGACAGTTTCAAAATACGTACATGCTACTTCTCGTGGTCATGAAGTAATTCAGATTGCGGTTGGTATGCAACTTCTGCCGCAGGATTACGTTTTTCCATATTATCGTGACGACTCTATATTACTGTCAATTGGAATGAAACCTTATGAGTTGATGCTTCAGGTTTTGGCGAAAAAGGATGATCCATTTTCTGGCGGAAGAACATATTATTCACATCCTAGTTTAAAGGACGATGACAAACCGAAAATTCCACATCAAAGTTCGGCTACGGGAATGCAGGCCATTCCAGCAACAGGAGTGGCATTGGGTTTCTGGTATAAAGAGGCCGAAGGTTTTCCGCAAAATGTTTCTGATAATCCCATTGTAGTATGTAGTTTGGGAGATGCCTCTGTTACGGAAGGTGAAATTGCCGAAGCATTCCAAATGGCAGTTTTAAAGAAATTGCCAATTCTATATTTAGTACAGGATAATGGTTGGGATATTTCTGCAAATGCTGCGGAAACTCGTGCCCAAGATGCTTTTGAATACGCAAAAGGATTTAAAGGATTGGAAGCTATATCCATAGATGGAACCGATTTTGAAGAAAGTTACAACACAATTCAGGAAGTGATTTCAAAAATAAGAACTGAAAGAAGACCGTTTTTAGTTCACGCAAAAGTTCCGCTTTTGAATCATCATACTTCTGGCGTTCGGATGGAATTTTATCGCGATGATTTGGAGGAAGCGAGAACTCGCGATCCATACCCAAAGTTGAAAAAGCTTTTGCTTGATAATGGTTTTTCTAAAAAAGAACTTTCAGAAATTGAAAAAAATGCAAAAAAGGAAGTTGCTGAGAGTTTAGAGAAAGCTTTTAAAGCTGAAAATCCCAAACCTGAAGATTTGTTCACTCACGATTTTGCACCGACTCCAATTACCGAAGAAGTAGGTGAGCGCTCCCCAAAAGGAGGTGAAAAAGTGGTGATGGTAGATTGCGCACTTTTCGCTATTGAAGAATTAATGGCAAAGCACAAAGAATGTTTGCTTTACGGGCAGGACGTAGGCGCGCGTTTGGGCGGGGTTTTTCGCGAAGCTGCAACGCTAGCGCAGAAATTCGGCGACAATCGTGTCTTTAATACGCCAATTCAAGAAGCGTTTATTGTTGGCTCAACAGTTGGAATGAGCGCGGTTGGATTGAAACCTATTGTTGAAGTTCAGTTTGCAGATTATATTTGGCCTGGACTCAATCAACTTTTTACGGAAGTTTCCCGAAGCTGTTATCTTTCTAATGGAAAATGGCCAGTTTCCATGGTTCTTCGTGTGCCGATTGGCGCTTATGGCAGTGGTGGTCCATATCATTCTTCCTCTTTAGAAAGTGTGGTTAGCAACATTAGAGGTATTAAAATTGCCTATCCAAGTAACGGAGCGGATTTGAAAGGTTTGCTAAAAGCGGCCTATTACGACCCAAATCCTGTGGTTATTTTTGAGCATAAAGGTTTGTACTGGAGCAAAGTGAAAGGCACCAAAGGCGCAACTTCATTAATGCCCGCGGAGGACTATATTTTACCTTTCGGTAAAGCTTGGGTTTTACAAGAAATCTGGAAAAAAGAAGATGAAGAAACCCTTTCCATTATTACTTACGGAATGGGTGTACATTGGGCTATGAATGCTTCCGAAGAACTTGGAATGCAGGATAAAATTGAAGTTGTGGATCTTAGAACGCTCCATCCTTTAGACTACGACACTGTCTTCAAAAGTGTGAAAAAATGTGGAAAATGTTTGGTTGTAACTGAAGAACCTTCAGAAAATGGTTTTTCAAGAGGATTACAAGGTAGAATTCAAGAAGAGTGCTTTCAGCAATTGGACGCTCCTGTAATGTTGATTGGTTCTGAAAATATGCCGGCGATACCCTTAAATTCCATACTTGAGGAAACTATGATTCCTTCCACTGAAAAAGTAAAGCAAAAGATTTTGGAAATTTTGAGCTACTAA
- a CDS encoding response regulator gives MSNPIKLFIVDDHQMLIEGIKSLLQDETTIKIVGTATTAELCKQFFIAQSADVVFMDINLPDMSGIDLTKFLIEKYPNLNIIALSTFTQGTYVRKMIENGAKGYLLKNASKFEILKAIETVKSGQKYLTPEAEEALKYEINLQKKLPKITKREKEVLILIVEGLTNNQIAEKLFISIDTVDSHRKNLYSKLNVNNTAMLIGFVNENKFLDS, from the coding sequence ATGTCTAACCCAATAAAGCTTTTTATAGTTGACGACCATCAAATGCTAATTGAAGGCATAAAATCATTGCTTCAAGATGAGACAACAATAAAAATTGTTGGAACTGCAACTACTGCGGAACTTTGCAAACAATTTTTTATCGCTCAATCTGCAGATGTTGTTTTTATGGACATTAATTTACCAGATATGAGCGGCATTGATTTGACCAAATTTCTCATAGAAAAATATCCGAACCTTAATATAATTGCCTTGAGCACTTTTACACAAGGAACCTATGTTCGGAAAATGATAGAGAATGGTGCAAAAGGTTATTTGCTAAAAAATGCATCCAAATTTGAAATACTGAAAGCTATTGAAACCGTTAAATCGGGACAAAAATATTTAACTCCAGAAGCCGAAGAAGCCCTAAAATACGAGATAAATCTCCAGAAAAAATTACCAAAAATAACAAAGCGCGAAAAAGAAGTTTTAATTTTAATCGTTGAAGGATTAACAAACAATCAGATTGCAGAAAAACTTTTTATAAGTATTGACACGGTGGATAGTCATCGAAAAAATCTTTATTCAAAACTAAATGTGAATAATACGGCGATGCTTATTGGTTTTGTGAATGAAAACAAATTCCTAGATTCTTGA